Proteins encoded within one genomic window of Thermomicrobiales bacterium:
- a CDS encoding DUF1269 domain-containing protein produces MSKKDVVLLAAKYPDQEHAKTILDMLESMHHALTIDLTDAVMLTKEPDGKIKTHETTDVTTRKGAKRGLIAGAVLGVIYPPSLIVTALAGGGIGALWGKAKDSGVKHDDIKELADSLGPGQAALIVLVSDKTAEATQRALGSYEGEVINKIYSEEDFVQTYEDASKA; encoded by the coding sequence TTGAGCAAGAAAGACGTTGTGCTGCTGGCAGCGAAGTATCCCGATCAGGAGCATGCCAAGACGATTCTCGACATGCTCGAATCGATGCATCACGCGCTGACCATCGACCTGACCGACGCGGTCATGCTCACCAAAGAACCAGACGGCAAGATCAAGACGCATGAGACGACCGACGTCACCACCCGCAAGGGCGCCAAGCGTGGTCTCATTGCCGGTGCCGTGCTTGGGGTCATCTATCCGCCAAGCCTGATTGTCACCGCGCTAGCGGGCGGCGGCATCGGCGCGCTTTGGGGCAAGGCCAAGGACAGCGGCGTCAAGCACGATGACATCAAGGAACTGGCCGACAGCCTGGGCCCCGGACAGGCCGCGCTCATCGTGCTCGTCTCCGACAAGACCGCCGAAGCCACGCAGCGGGCGCTCGGTTCTTACGAGGGCGAAGTCATCAACAAGATCTATTCGGAAGAAGACTTCGTGCAGACCTACGAGGACGCTTCGAAAGCCTAG
- a CDS encoding superoxide dismutase family protein, producing the protein MNTVFRSVAVLVLAGFSALGAAAAQQDEPQSPPASLSISDLNDSEGNLLGYAMTFLDDDGVAGVAVVARGLAPGSHGVHVHETGNCDPAGEKTFEQAGAHFNPGHGTHPTHAGDLGNLIADENGETIFTAFATTFDLSDAGPTLRDADGSALVIHADVDDLATDPSGNSGARIACAVLFPAQ; encoded by the coding sequence ATGAACACCGTCTTTCGCAGCGTTGCCGTCTTGGTGCTCGCCGGGTTTTCGGCGCTTGGCGCCGCCGCAGCTCAACAAGACGAACCGCAATCACCCCCGGCAAGTCTCTCGATATCCGACCTGAACGACAGTGAAGGAAACCTGCTTGGGTACGCCATGACTTTTCTGGACGACGACGGCGTAGCCGGCGTCGCGGTCGTGGCACGCGGACTGGCGCCTGGATCGCATGGCGTTCACGTTCATGAGACCGGAAATTGCGATCCAGCAGGTGAGAAGACGTTCGAGCAAGCCGGCGCTCATTTCAACCCGGGCCATGGCACGCACCCGACGCATGCCGGCGATCTGGGCAATCTGATTGCGGACGAGAACGGAGAAACGATCTTCACCGCGTTCGCGACCACATTCGATCTGAGCGACGCCGGTCCGACCCTGCGAGATGCAGATGGCTCGGCGCTCGTCATCCACGCGGATGTCGACGATCTCGCCACCGATCCGTCCGGGAACAGTGGCGCTCGCATCGCCTGCGCGGTGCTTTTTCCGGCACAGTAG